The following is a genomic window from Mus caroli chromosome 17, CAROLI_EIJ_v1.1, whole genome shotgun sequence.
GTTTTGGTGGGCACCAAGGAATGCGTAGTGAGGACAAAGATGTCACTTCAGACATGAAGTTCTGGAACACTTCAGGGGCATTGGTGACAAGATTAGAAATAAAAAGCAGACTTGGGAGAGGGAGTGCCAGCAGTTGGGAGTTTCACTAGGGACTTGAGTGGGATCAAATAGAGACTGGAGACCAAGAATCTGAATATTAGGGTGGCCAGCACCAGGGACCACTGGGAAACGAAACGTGAAGACCAGATGCGTGGTTGAAACCTCACTGATAATGAGCTAAAGTTAGAAAGACTGCCTGCCCTGTACTGCACCCCTCGGTACCTCATTTTCCTGTCCTGGGAGTTCCCAGTTATGACTTGAGCTCTCTGTCCAGGCCATCCACGGCTTCAGggaaacagagaaatcctgctgGTCTGATGCAAGCCAGGCCATCCTGCAGCGGGTCCGGGCGGCTGCCTTTGGTCCTGACCAGAGCCTGCTATCCCCAGTCCATGTGTTGGACCTGGAACCTCGGGGCTACATCAAGCCTCATGTTGACAGTGTCAAGGTGAGCAGAAGGCATTCCATCAGAACTCCTAGCTAGGTTGTCGGTGGACAGGGGGGCAGAACTAAGCCTGACACCCcaatatacacaccatacatacccCTTTTCCAGTTCTGTGGATGTACCATTGCTGGCCTTTCCCTGTTGTCTCCAAGTGTTATGAAGCTGGTGCATACACAGGAACCTGAGCAGTGGCTAGAACTGTTGCTGgagccagggtctctctatatCTTAAGGTACGATGTAACCCAAAGTCCCCAGATGAGGCAAAGGGTTTCTAACagtcaccaccaccactcagAAAAAGTATAGAAATGCTGAAGGGACAGacttccctccatccacccactcagCTTCTCTCTTCTTGCAGGGGTTCAGCCCGATATGACTTCTCCCATGAGATCCTTAGAGATGAAGAGTCATTTTTTGGGGAGCACCGGGTCCCCCGGGGCCGACGCATCTCAGTGATTTGCCGCTCCCTCCCTGAGGGGATGgggccaggaaggccagaagagccACCTCCAGCCTGCTGACCTCCCACATATCCTCCAGATTTGTGAATAAAGTAGGGAAAATGCTGTCATGGGGATCTTCAAATGACCGTCTGCCAGGGCTGGGGCTCTTAAGAGACGATCAAGGTCTCAGGAATTCACATAGCATGGTGGCTGCCAGGGTGCACCCGATCACACACACTCTTAAGGCCACGAGAATATCATTTATTGCATCCActgctgattaaaaaaaaaaaaccaacaagcaagcaaagaaacaaacaaaaaaccctggtcCCTTCCCTTCTATCTTTACCTATGCAAATTTCTAGTAAAGTCACCTGAGCCTTTCAAAGCCCAGCCTGTCTCATGCTTGTGATTCTGAGACTCCAGACTGGCCGCCTTCAGCCACCACAGCCACAAGCTGCAGCTGAGAGCTGAGGCAGATGCTGCCAATGGTGCTGATCATCAAGGAAGGTCACATCAGCATAGCTGGTGGGCTGGCAGCAGGGTCGGCCATGGGCTCGACCCCGCCCTCGAAGCCGGGCCAGTACCAGACTGTGCTGGGTACGGGCCTCTTGGGGACAGCTGCCAGCACAGTATCGGAAGATGACCTTCTCCTCCGAGGCATAGCCCAGGCCCAGCTCAGCCACTGGTAGGGTCAGGCTCCACAGTCGGCATGAACCAGCCAAGGCTCTTGGAAGACGGACATGGTTGTTACCTAGTGCAAGGTAGAATAGGATTGTAAGGCAAAGTGAGGGCTTTGAGAGAAGGAATTGGGGAGTCAGGAGGCCCCCAGGAATTCTTACCCTGATGGGGCATCCAGGTCCCTCCAGTCTCTGCC
Proteins encoded in this region:
- the Pspn gene encoding persephin, whose translation is MAAGRLRILCLLLLSLHPSLGWVLDLQEASVADKLSSGKMAETGGTWMPHQGNNHVRLPRALAGSCRLWSLTLPVAELGLGYASEEKVIFRYCAGSCPQEARTQHSLVLARLRGRGRAHGRPCCQPTSYADVTFLDDQHHWQHLPQLSAAACGCGG
- the Alkbh7 gene encoding alpha-ketoglutarate-dependent dioxygenase alkB homolog 7, mitochondrial, with amino-acid sequence MAGSRRLATRLLSGCGWVRGSDSAVLSRLRDEAVVHPGFLSQEEEDTLTRELEPQLRRRRYEYDHWDAAIHGFRETEKSCWSDASQAILQRVRAAAFGPDQSLLSPVHVLDLEPRGYIKPHVDSVKFCGCTIAGLSLLSPSVMKLVHTQEPEQWLELLLEPGSLYILRGSARYDFSHEILRDEESFFGEHRVPRGRRISVICRSLPEGMGPGRPEEPPPAC